One window of Helicoverpa zea isolate HzStark_Cry1AcR chromosome 12, ilHelZeax1.1, whole genome shotgun sequence genomic DNA carries:
- the LOC124634904 gene encoding 39S ribosomal protein L52, mitochondrial isoform X1, producing the protein MSIMLKSATIFSQAQCNISFLQFSVTKLLFLTNARYSMSVVSRALSSSSVLSSKQWRVERGLSRNRNAEGILTDTPDFTYLDGRPTPLLQKQKKRIIKQREMAAKIVEMCSELDFAKERYQNMEAEKEQERRSILANRLKPKGTALNKKN; encoded by the exons ATGAGCATTATGTTGAAAAGTGCCACAATATTTTCTCAAGCACAATGTAATATATCATTCCTACAATTTTCTGTTACAAAACTTCTGTTTTTAACCAATGCTCGGTATTCTATGTCAGTGGTATCTCGTGCGTTAAGCAGCTCTTCAGTTTTGAGTTCGAAGCAATGGCGAGTAGAGCGGGGCTTGTCTCGTAATCGTAACGCTGAAGGAATTCTTACCGATACCCCAGACTTCACATATTTGGATGGGCGACCAACCCCTCTACTG caaaaacaaaagaagcgaATCATAAAGCAAAGAGAAATGGCCGCTAAGATAGTTGAAATGTGTTCCGAACTCGACTTTGCTAAAGAGAGATACCAGAATATGGAAGCTGAGAAAGAGCAAGAGAGACGGAGTATCCTTGCGAACAGACTGAAGCCCAAAGGAACTGCTTTGAACAAGAAAAACTag
- the LOC124634904 gene encoding 39S ribosomal protein L52, mitochondrial isoform X2 yields MSIMLKSATIFSQAQLVSRALSSSSVLSSKQWRVERGLSRNRNAEGILTDTPDFTYLDGRPTPLLQKQKKRIIKQREMAAKIVEMCSELDFAKERYQNMEAEKEQERRSILANRLKPKGTALNKKN; encoded by the exons ATGAGCATTATGTTGAAAAGTGCCACAATATTTTCTCAAGCACAAT TGGTATCTCGTGCGTTAAGCAGCTCTTCAGTTTTGAGTTCGAAGCAATGGCGAGTAGAGCGGGGCTTGTCTCGTAATCGTAACGCTGAAGGAATTCTTACCGATACCCCAGACTTCACATATTTGGATGGGCGACCAACCCCTCTACTG caaaaacaaaagaagcgaATCATAAAGCAAAGAGAAATGGCCGCTAAGATAGTTGAAATGTGTTCCGAACTCGACTTTGCTAAAGAGAGATACCAGAATATGGAAGCTGAGAAAGAGCAAGAGAGACGGAGTATCCTTGCGAACAGACTGAAGCCCAAAGGAACTGCTTTGAACAAGAAAAACTag